In the genome of Fervidobacterium nodosum Rt17-B1, the window ACTATATATTGTATTAAAATAATTACCACTAAGGGTAAAAACTTACCAAAAATATACCATAAATATACCAACACTATATATTGTGTTTAATTTACCAATTTATGTCAATATATAGTATACTAATGAACTTAAATAATATGGTTTAAAAGTTTTATAGAATTAAAAAAATTAGTTTTAGATTTTGAAGTATTCGTAAGCATCTAAGATATTTGTAAAGTTAAAACGTTTCGTGTTCATTTTTTTATTTTTTGGTGTATAATTATTTGGGTAAAGTGTATAATAAGTATAATAAAATGTACTTTTGGTTTTAGAGAATTGAAAAAATAATTTTGTAGGTGGTTTTAGTGTCTGAAAAATCTATAAGGGTTTTGTTTTATGTTATGGCACTCGTAAGTGTTGTGCTATTTTTGTTTTTACTCATATATGTTAAAAAGATTAAAAATGAGCCTTTAGCTATTATTGAAGGAATTTACGGTAGTGTTTTTTTGGATGGTAGACGTTATGAAGGGACCGTAATTCTTGAGCCGAATAAGACATATGAGGTTATAGGTTCTGCAACGATAAGTCAGTTTGGAGGCAAGAAGAAAATTGTTAATTTGCAACACTTTGAGGTGAAGGTTGTATGGGAGAAATAAGAATTGTTGAACCGGTTAATTTGGTAATTTTTATGTTTTCATCTCACCTAGACTATTGGTTTGATGAGATTAAACCCGAACTAATCAAACATTTTGGACCAATTGACTATATTAGTAAGCCATTAGATTTCGAAAAGTATACTTTGTATTACAACGAGGAAATGGGTTCAGGAATATTCGGTAGGCTTATAAGTTTCGAAAGATTAATACATCCTTCGATGCTTTCGATAATCAAAGTAAAGACTAACGAGATTGAGCAAAGATACGCGGTTGATGGTAATAGAAGGTTTAATTTGGATCCGGGGTATATGCACCATATGCAGTTTGTTCTCGCAACAACGAAAATGTGGCCACACAGAATTTACATAGGTCACGGTATATATGCAGAGCCGACGCTCATGTATATAAACGGCAGATGGAAAGATTACGATTTTACATATCCAAACTACAAAGAGCAGGTTTATAAAGATGAGCTGACGAATATAAGAGAGCTTTATTTGGAAAAGAGAAAGAACTTTTTGAATAATCTATCAAGAAGTAAAAAGCAGAGAGTCAGAGAGTGAACTAGAAAGATAAATTGTAAAGGGAAAGAAAAGGAAGGTGGCTTTTTTGAAATTATATGTAATTGTTCTTGGTTGTGCCAAAAACGAGGCGGATTTTTCACTTTTTAAGTACCATTTGAAACAGTTAGGTCATGAAGTAGTTGATGATGTTGAAGATGCAGATGGTGTTGTTATAGATACTTGTGGTTTTATAGTGGATGCCAAGCAAGAGTCTATCGATACAATATTAGAGTTTGCAAGTATTAAAAAACAAAAGCCCGATTTCAAAGTATATGTAACTGGCTGTTTAGTTCAAAGATACCCCAAAGATTTGCCATTGGAAATACCGGAGGTTGATGGCTGGTTTGGAGTTATTCCTCCAAAGAATTTGGCTGAAAGTATTAACAAAACAAAAAAATATATAACAGATCCTGTGGCAGTTTATGAGTTTGAGGGAAGAGTTGATAGTGATTTACCTTATGCGTATGTGAAGATAGCAGATGGATGTGATAGAGCGTGTACTTTTTGTACAATACCAAAGTTCAAGGGGGGTTTTGTAAGCAGAAAACTGGAAGATATAGAAAAGGAAGTAAGATATTTAATTGAAAATGGTAAGAAAGAGATAGTCCTTGTGGCACAAGATACGACAGGTTACGGTGTAGATTTATATGGTAAGCAAATGCTTCCAGAGCTTCTTAAAAGAATTAACGATATTGATGGAAACTTTTGGATTCGTGTTATGTACATGCACCCTGACCACGTAACTGATGAAATTCTAAAAGGTTTTTCATACGAAAAAGTTGTTAAATATTTTGATATACCAATCCAACACAGTAGTGATAATATACTTAAACTAATGGGAAGAACGAAAAGTACGAAAGAACTTGAGGAATTATTCGATAAAATAAGAAGTTTATATCCTCAAGCGGTTTTGAGAACCAGTATAATTGTTGGTTTTCCTGGTGAAACAAAAGATGATTTTGAGCAACTGATAGATTTTATAAGAACTATTGAATTTGATAGGCTTGGTGGATTTGTGTATTCCGACGAAGAAGACGCCGCATCGTATAATTTACCTAATAAAGTTTCTTTGAAAACAGCTCAAAAAAGGTTAGACACTTTGATGGAAGTTCAGGCTGAAATTTCGTTTTTAAGGAATCAAAGATTGGTTGGAAAAGTTATCGATGTTTTGTTTGAAGAAGAAGTTAACGGAGTAATCATCGGAAGAAGTTACATGGATGCTCCTGAAGTTGATGGGAATGTTTTTGTAAAAGGTCACGGAATTAACAGGTTTGGTAAGGTAAAGATTACAGAAGCAGATACTTACGATTTGGAGGGGGAATTGGTTGAATAAGGAGAATTCGACGACTTCAAGGAAATCTGTTTTTAACATTCCGAACACAATAAGTTGGTTAAGGATAGCTCTCACTGTTGTGATAGTTTTGCTAATGTATTTTGGAAAAAACTTACTCGCGTTTGTGTTTTTCTTAATTGCGTCTATCAGCGATTATTTCGATGGTTACTTAGCCAGAAGGCTAAAACAAGTTACAAGTCTTGGTAAAGTACTCGATCAAATGAGTGATAAAATATTAATCACATCGATTCTTGTTGTTTTTGTAGAACTCCATATTGTACCAAGTTGGCTGGTTGTTATAATTATTTTAAGAGACACACTCGTTAGTGTTGTTAGAATGTTAGCGTCAGAATCTGGAAGAATCGTTGCGGCAAATATCTTTGGAAAATTGAAAACAGTGTCTCAGATGATACTTACGATAGGACTGTATATCCAGCTCTTGGGTTTTCGGATAGAAGTGTTCACCACAGTATTAATTTACTTTGTGGCTGTTGTAACGGTACTTTCTGGAGTTATTTATCTTTACCAAAATCGAGAATTTCTCAATAAGTAATATTTTGGGGGTGTTGTGGTGAGAACATTTGTGGCTATTGATATAAACGAAGAAATTAGAGAGATAGCCAAAGAGGTAATAGATAAACTTCAGAATATAGGGTTTAAAGCCAATTGGTCTAAGCCTGAGAATCTTCACTTAACGTTATTTTTCATGGGAGAGATGGATGAAAAAAGCGTAGATTTTATGTCGCAAACTTTGAACAAAAGGATGTACGGTTTTCCATCTTTCAGCACATCTTTGAATGGGTTTGGCTATTTTAAATTTAAGAACTCTCCAAGAGTTTTGTTTTTAAAACTTGAATCAACTAAATCTCTTCAAAAGATGTATTTGGAGATGAAGTCTGAATTGAACAAACACAAGATAAAGTATGATGATCAAGGGAATTTTGTCCCTCATATAACTCTTGGAAGAGTAAAAGAGTATCCAGACAAGTGGGAAGAACTTGTTTCTCAAATAGAAATTCCTAAATTAACGTTGGTCATTGATGGATTTACTGTTTACAGTTCCACTTTGACACCGCAAGGACCTATCTACAAGTGGATCTACAAATCAAAGTTTGAAGGAGGTTTGATTAAAAATGTCAGATGAAATGAAAAAAGATGTTTTAAAAAAAGCTATAAGCAAAATTGAGAAGACTTATGGTAAAGGTTCTATAATGGTTCTTGGTGAAGGCAACCTTGTTCAGGAAATAGATGTAATACCAAGTGGCTCGTTGGCAATTGATATAGCGTCAGGTGTTGGTGGATACCCAAGAGGCAGGATTATAGAAATATATGGCCCTGAATCAAGTGGTAAGACTACCATCGCTCTTCATGCCATCGCATCGGTTCAGAAACTCGGAGGAATAGCAGCTTTTGTTGACGCAGAACATGCTCTTGATTTAAACTATGCAAAGAACCTAGGTATAGACCTTTCGGAATTACTTGTTTCTCAACCAGATTACGGTGAACAAGCGCTGGACATTGTTGATGAACTTGTAAGGAGTAACGCTGTTGATTTGATAGTTGTCGATTCTGTAGCTGCTTTAGTGCCAAGGGCGGAAATTGAAGGTGCAATGGGTGATGCACAAATAGGTTTGCAAGCAAGACTTATGTCTCAGGCTTTGAGAAAATTGGCAGGAAATGTCAATAAATCAAAAGTTGTGGTTATTTTTATCAACCAAACGCGTATGAAAATAGGTGTCATGTACGGTAACCCTGAAACAACAACAGGTGGAGTTGCCCTGAAATTTTACGCAACAATGAGAATAGAAGTAAGATCTGCCGGGAAAATTGTGGAAGGTAACGAACATATAGGTAATGAAGTGAATATTAAATTCGTGAAAAACAAGGTTGCACCACCATTTAGAACAGCAAGTGTTGATATAATATACGGAAAGGGTATAGTCCGAGAAAACGAACTGTTTAATATAGCAGTCAATGAAGGTTTGATAGATAGGAGAGGAAGTTGGTTTACTTACGAAGATCTTAGTGGCAAGGAACACTCTCTTGGACAAGGTAAATCTAATGCTGTTAATTATCTTGTTGAACATTCAGAAGTTGCCGATGAAATTGAAAAGAGAATTAGAGAAAAGTATTTAGCAAAACCAGATCAAGTATCTCAAGAGAAAGATGGAGAAAATGAAAAATTACAAAAACAAGCAACAAAGTGAACGTTCCAGTGAAATTCAGTCACGACAACAAAAAAAAGATCCATTCAATATCGCTTTAAGATTCATAAAATTTAGGGCAAGGTCTGAGTGGGAAGTTGCGAATAAGCTCAGACAGTATGGTTTTTCGGAGGAAGTTATATTAGAGGCTTTAAAGAAGTTAAAAGAAAGAGGTTTCATCGACGATGAGAAATTCGCTTACTTATACGCATACGATAGTCTTGTAGTTCGTTATAAAGGTCCTTATAGGATTCGCTATGAGCTAAAACAGCTCCACGTTGATGAATATATTATAGAAGATGCTATAAATAAAGTCTTAAATGAGGTAAATGTAGATGAGATAATCGAAAAACTTACTCAAGGTCTTGACGAGCATAAAAAAAGAGAAAAACTTTACAGACAAGGATTTGGAGGTGAATGGTAATGGAATGGTTGATATATATAGTTATATTATTTGTTGGAATAGCGGCAGGTGCGTTTTTTGGCATTTCGGTTGGAAGAAAAAGAGCGGAAGAAGCTTTGGAGAAAAAGCTCAAAGCAGCTAAAGAAGATGCTGAAAGCATAATTAAAAGTGCAGAAAAAGAAGCAAGTGAAATAAAGAAAAAGGCTATAATCGAAGCGCGTGAGGAAGCTCATCAAATTCGCGAAGAAATAGAAAAAGAAAGAAAAAAGCGAGAAGAAGAGATAAAGCAACTCGAAGAAAGATTGCTTAAACGTGAAGAAATGCTGAGTAAACGCGAAGAGCTTATCGATAAAAGGGAAAATTATGTGGAAAATTTAAAAATAGAGCTCGAATCTAAAGCCAAAGAGATAGAAGAAAAGGCAAAGGAAATCGAGAGGAGATTTATAGAGCTCGCTGGTATTACACATGAACAAGCAAGAGAAATAGTACTTCAAGAGGCGAGAGAAAAGTACGAACATGAAATTGCTAAATTCTTTGTCCAGATAAAGACAAGATACGAGGATGAAGCCGATAAGTACGCTAAAAAAATCATTGCTGATGCTATTCAAAGATATGCACCAGAATACATAGGTGAAGTAACGATTAGCACTGTTGCTTTGCCAAATGACGACATGAAAGGTAGATTGATAGGTAGGGAAGGTAGAAACATAAGGACATTTGAAAAGATAACAGGTGTGGACCTTATAATAGATGACACACCAGAAATGGTTACTTTAAGCTCGTTTAATCCATTAAGAAGAGAAGTTGCGAGAAGAACTATCGAAAAACTAGTTCAAGATGGTAGAATACACCCAGCAAGGATAGAAGAGATGTACGAAAAAGCTAAGGCAGAAGTTGAAAGAGAAATAAAAGAAGCAGGACAAGACGCGGTTATAACAGTTGGTGTTGGAGGTTTACATCCAGAGATTATCAAATTGCTTGGTAGATTGAAATTCAGAACAAGCTACGGTCAAAATGTGCTAGCACATTCGGTGGAAGTTGCACAAATCGCAGGTTTGCTTGCAGCCGAATTAGGTTTGAATGTAGACAAAGCCAAAAGAGGAGGCTTACTCCACGATATAGGTAAGGCGATAGATCACGAAGTCGAAGGTTCACACACCGATATAGGTGCTGAAATGTTGAAAAGATATGGTGAGTCTGATGAGATAATTAATATGGTTATGGCACACCATGGTCAAGAAGAACCAATAACACCAGAAGCGGCTATAGTAGCTGCTGCGGATGCAATTTCAGCAGCGAGACCTGGGGCAAGGCGTGAAGACGTCGAAAATTACATCAAACGTTTGATGAAACTTGAAGAAATTGCAAAGAGTTACAAATATGTTGAAAATGCGTACGCAATACAAGCTGGTAGGGAAATAAGAGTTATAGTCCAACCAGATAAAACGGACGATGCGACAATAGAGAAACTTGCGCACGATATAGCAACAAGAATAGAAAACGAACTACAATATCCCGGTGTATTGAAAGTTGTAGTTATAAGAGAAAAAAGATCGGTTTCTTACGCTAAGTGATAATATTTAAAAAATAACAAAAAGTCGAAGATACATTTTGGAGGAAAATATAAATGAGCATTCTTGCAAGTAGTTTAGCATTTGCAATAGCTACATTTCTATCAAGAATACTTGGCCTTGTCAGGGATATGTTAATGGCTTCGAAATTTGGAACATCCTGGCAGGCGGATGCTTATTTCGTAGCGATACTATTTCCTTTTTTTCTTAGAAGAGTCTTTGGTGAAGGTGCTATGACTTCAGCTTTTGTACCACTCTATTCGGAATCAAAAGAAAAAGACGAATTTCTTTCTTCTGTACTAACGTTATTTACGCTTATTCTTTTGATAATAGTTATAATAGTGATGATATTTCCAGATATAGTAATTTACCTTTTCAGTTCTGGTGCGGCTCCTGAAACGAAACAACTTATAAGGAAACTAACACGAGTAACAGCTCCTTCAATATTGTTCATTTTTTGGTGGGCTATTACTTATTCTATAGAAAACACCAGGGGAAAATTCTTTTATCCGGCGCTAACACCGATTATTCC includes:
- a CDS encoding DUF4416 family protein, whose amino-acid sequence is MGEIRIVEPVNLVIFMFSSHLDYWFDEIKPELIKHFGPIDYISKPLDFEKYTLYYNEEMGSGIFGRLISFERLIHPSMLSIIKVKTNEIEQRYAVDGNRRFNLDPGYMHHMQFVLATTKMWPHRIYIGHGIYAEPTLMYINGRWKDYDFTYPNYKEQVYKDELTNIRELYLEKRKNFLNNLSRSKKQRVRE
- the rimO gene encoding 30S ribosomal protein S12 methylthiotransferase RimO; the protein is MKLYVIVLGCAKNEADFSLFKYHLKQLGHEVVDDVEDADGVVIDTCGFIVDAKQESIDTILEFASIKKQKPDFKVYVTGCLVQRYPKDLPLEIPEVDGWFGVIPPKNLAESINKTKKYITDPVAVYEFEGRVDSDLPYAYVKIADGCDRACTFCTIPKFKGGFVSRKLEDIEKEVRYLIENGKKEIVLVAQDTTGYGVDLYGKQMLPELLKRINDIDGNFWIRVMYMHPDHVTDEILKGFSYEKVVKYFDIPIQHSSDNILKLMGRTKSTKELEELFDKIRSLYPQAVLRTSIIVGFPGETKDDFEQLIDFIRTIEFDRLGGFVYSDEEDAASYNLPNKVSLKTAQKRLDTLMEVQAEISFLRNQRLVGKVIDVLFEEEVNGVIIGRSYMDAPEVDGNVFVKGHGINRFGKVKITEADTYDLEGELVE
- the pgsA gene encoding CDP-diacylglycerol--glycerol-3-phosphate 3-phosphatidyltransferase — translated: MNKENSTTSRKSVFNIPNTISWLRIALTVVIVLLMYFGKNLLAFVFFLIASISDYFDGYLARRLKQVTSLGKVLDQMSDKILITSILVVFVELHIVPSWLVVIIILRDTLVSVVRMLASESGRIVAANIFGKLKTVSQMILTIGLYIQLLGFRIEVFTTVLIYFVAVVTVLSGVIYLYQNREFLNK
- the thpR gene encoding RNA 2',3'-cyclic phosphodiesterase, producing MRTFVAIDINEEIREIAKEVIDKLQNIGFKANWSKPENLHLTLFFMGEMDEKSVDFMSQTLNKRMYGFPSFSTSLNGFGYFKFKNSPRVLFLKLESTKSLQKMYLEMKSELNKHKIKYDDQGNFVPHITLGRVKEYPDKWEELVSQIEIPKLTLVIDGFTVYSSTLTPQGPIYKWIYKSKFEGGLIKNVR
- the recA gene encoding recombinase RecA, which codes for MSDEMKKDVLKKAISKIEKTYGKGSIMVLGEGNLVQEIDVIPSGSLAIDIASGVGGYPRGRIIEIYGPESSGKTTIALHAIASVQKLGGIAAFVDAEHALDLNYAKNLGIDLSELLVSQPDYGEQALDIVDELVRSNAVDLIVVDSVAALVPRAEIEGAMGDAQIGLQARLMSQALRKLAGNVNKSKVVVIFINQTRMKIGVMYGNPETTTGGVALKFYATMRIEVRSAGKIVEGNEHIGNEVNIKFVKNKVAPPFRTASVDIIYGKGIVRENELFNIAVNEGLIDRRGSWFTYEDLSGKEHSLGQGKSNAVNYLVEHSEVADEIEKRIREKYLAKPDQVSQEKDGENEKLQKQATK
- a CDS encoding regulatory protein RecX codes for the protein MKNYKNKQQSERSSEIQSRQQKKDPFNIALRFIKFRARSEWEVANKLRQYGFSEEVILEALKKLKERGFIDDEKFAYLYAYDSLVVRYKGPYRIRYELKQLHVDEYIIEDAINKVLNEVNVDEIIEKLTQGLDEHKKREKLYRQGFGGEW
- the rny gene encoding ribonuclease Y, which codes for MEWLIYIVILFVGIAAGAFFGISVGRKRAEEALEKKLKAAKEDAESIIKSAEKEASEIKKKAIIEAREEAHQIREEIEKERKKREEEIKQLEERLLKREEMLSKREELIDKRENYVENLKIELESKAKEIEEKAKEIERRFIELAGITHEQAREIVLQEAREKYEHEIAKFFVQIKTRYEDEADKYAKKIIADAIQRYAPEYIGEVTISTVALPNDDMKGRLIGREGRNIRTFEKITGVDLIIDDTPEMVTLSSFNPLRREVARRTIEKLVQDGRIHPARIEEMYEKAKAEVEREIKEAGQDAVITVGVGGLHPEIIKLLGRLKFRTSYGQNVLAHSVEVAQIAGLLAAELGLNVDKAKRGGLLHDIGKAIDHEVEGSHTDIGAEMLKRYGESDEIINMVMAHHGQEEPITPEAAIVAAADAISAARPGARREDVENYIKRLMKLEEIAKSYKYVENAYAIQAGREIRVIVQPDKTDDATIEKLAHDIATRIENELQYPGVLKVVVIREKRSVSYAK